Proteins encoded within one genomic window of Brassica rapa cultivar Chiifu-401-42 chromosome A09, CAAS_Brap_v3.01, whole genome shotgun sequence:
- the LOC103846557 gene encoding two pore calcium channel protein 1 — translation MEDPLIGRESRGGGGSTDRIVRRSEAITHGTTFQKAAALVDLAEDGIGLPEQILDQSSFGESAKYYFIYTRLDLIWSLNYFALILINFFEQPLWCENKPTPSCKDRDYYYLGELPYLTDAESIIFEVLTLVILLVHTFFPISYEGSRIFWTSRLNLVKVACVVVLIVDVLVDILYLSPVAFDFLPFRIAPYVRVIIFILSIRELRDSLILLSGMLGTYLNILALWMLFLLFASWIAFVMFEDTQQGLTVFTSYGATLYQMFILFTTSNNPDVWIRAYKSSRWSSLFFVLYVLIGVYFVTNLILAVVYDSFKEQLAKQVSGMDQMKRRMLEKAFGLIDKDKTGQIDKEQCIKLFEQLTNYRTLPKISKEEFGLIFDELDDTRDFKINKDEFADLCQAIALRFQKEEVPSLFENFPQVYHSALSQQLRAFVRSPRFGYAISFILVLNFIAVVVETTLDIEESSAQKPWQVAEFVFGWIYVLEMALKIYSYGFENYWRDGQNRFDFIVTWVIVIGETATFITPDENTFFSNGEWIRYLLLARMLRLIRLLMHVQRYRAFIATFITLIPSLMPYLGTIFCVLCIYCSIGVQVFGGLVNAGNKQLFKTEMAEDDYLLFNFNDYPNGMVTLFNLLVMGNWQVWMESYKDLTGTWWSIAYFVSFYIITVLLLLNLIVAFVLEAFFTELDLEEEEKCQGEDSQERRNRRRSAGSKSRSQRVDTLLHHMLGDELSKPECSTTTATDT, via the exons CGGATCGGATCGTTCGTAGATCAGAAGCCATCACACATGGTACCACCTTTCAGAAAGCTGCTGCTCTCGTCGATCTG GCTGAAGATGGTATTGGTCTACCTGAGCAAATACTTGACCAGTCCAGCTTCGGAGAGTCTGCGAAGTACTACTTCATCTACACACGTTTGGATCTCATCTGGTCACTCAACTATTTCGCTCTCATTTTGATTAACTTCTTTGAG CAACCATTGTGGTGTGAAAATAAGCCTACGCCGTCTTGCAAAGACAGGGACTATTATTACCTCGGGGAGTTACCTTACTTGACTGATGCAGAATCCATTATCTTTGAG GTACTTACACTGGTTATACTACTTGTACATACTTTTTTCCCAATCTCCTATGAAGGGTCCAGGATCTTTTGGACAAGTCGCCTTAACCTAGTGAAG GTTGCTTGCGTGGTAGTTTTGATAGTTGATGTGCTTGTTGACATTCTGTACTTGTCTCCAGTGGCTTTCGATTTTCTTCCTTTTAGAATCGCCCCTTATGTGAGAGTCATCATATTCATCCTCAGCATAAG GGAGCTTCGAGACAGCCTCATCCTTTTGTCTGGAATGCTTGGCACATACTTGAACATCTTG GCTCTATGGATGTTGTTCCTTCTCTTTGCGAGTTGGATCGCTTTTGTCATGTTTGAGGACACACAGCAAGGACTCACGGTCTTCACTTCTTACGGTGCAACTCTTTACCAGATGTTTATTTTGTTCACAACATCCAACAATCCTGATGTCTGGATTCGTGCTTACAA GTCTTCTCGCTGGTCGTCGCTGTTCTTCGTGCTCTACGTGCTGATTGGCGTCTACTTTGTCACGAACTTGATTCTTGCCGTTGTGTATGACAGTTTCAAAGAACAG ctCGCGAAGCAAGTGTCTGGAATGGATCAAATGAAGAGAAGAATGCTGGAGAAAGCCTTTGGTCTTATAGACAAAGAC aaaaccGGGCAGATTGATAAGGAGCAATGCATTAAGCTCTTTGAACAGCTGACTAATTACAG GACGTTGCCAAAGATTTCAAAAGAAGAATTCGGATTGATCTTTGATGAGCTTGATGATACTCGTGACTTTaag ATCAACAAGGATGAGTTTGCTGACCTCTGCCAAGCCATTGCTCTAAGATTCCAAAAGGAGGAAGTT ccatctctctTTGAAAACTTCCCCCAAGTTTACCATTCGGCCTTATCACAACAACTGAGAGCCTTTGTTCGAAGCCCAAGATTCGGATACGCTATTTCTTTCATCCTCGTTCTCAACTTCATTGCTGTCGTTGTTGAGACAACG CTTGATATTGAAGAAAGCTCAGCTCAGAAGCCCTGGCAGGTTGCAGAGTTTGTCTTTG GATGGATATATGTGTTGGAGATGGCTCTGAAGATCTATTCATATGGATTCGAGAATTACTGGAGGGATGGTCAAAACCGGTTTGATTTTATAGTCACATGGGTCATAG TTATTGGGGAAACGGCAACCTTCATAACTCCAGATGAGAACACTTTCTTCTCAAACGGAGAATG GATCCGATACCTTCTCCTTGCAAGAATGTTGAGACTGATAAGGCTTCTTATGCACGTCCAGAGATACCGAGCGTTTATTGCGACATTCATCACTCTTATTCCGAGTTTGATGCCTTATTTGGGTACCATCTTCTGCGTGCTGTGCATCTACTGCTCTATTGGTGTACAG GTCTTTGGTGGGCTTGTGAATGCTGGAAACAAACAACTCTTCAAAACTGAGATGGCTGAGGATGa CTATCTACTGTTTAACTTCAATGACTATCCCAATGGAATGGTCACACTCTTCAATCTGCTAGTGATGGGGAACTGGCAAGTCTGGATGGAG AGCTATAAAGATTTGACGGGGACATGGTGGAGCATTGCATACTTCGTCAGTTTCTACATCATCACTGTTTTGCTTCTGTTGAATTTG ATTGTTGCCTTTGTCTTGGAAGCCTTCTTTACTGAGCTGGATCTTGAGGAAGAGGAGAAATGTCAAGGAGAG GATTCTCAAGAAAGAAGAAACAGGCGTCGATCTGCAGG GTCGAAGTCTAGGAGTCAAAGAGTTGACACACTTCTTCATCACATGTTGGGTGATGAACTCAGCAAACCAGAGTGTTCTACTACTACTGCTACTGATACATAA
- the LOC103846546 gene encoding uncharacterized protein LOC103846546 encodes MDEEGEDVISIGAKPKSSKEPNPLNQARREREARERGGGRQRGRGQRGRGQEGIGEAHEEGEERQVEEAHQQEAQEEPQPQQPLSKIPPFNDGSEITRDWTTSDLFDDPIYQHADTCGSVVFARLTQAAYNKDRPIAQRRNLSYRHLANHIRSVTGKKESFSFRNLSIPKNFIRDNGLHKDVSVCLCIYTLFLFPISEF; translated from the exons ATGGATGAAGAAGGAGAGGATGTGATTTCTATTGGAGCAAAACCCAAAAGTTCTAAGGAACCCAACCCTCTTAATCAAGCAAGGCGTGAACGTGAAGCTCGggaaagaggaggaggaagacaaAGAGGGAGAGGACAAAGAGGGAGGGGACAAGAAGGGATAGGTGAGGCTCATGAGGAAGGAGAGGAAAGACAAGTTGAAGAAGCTCATCAACAAGAAGCTCAAGAAGAACCTCAACCTCAACAACCTTTAAGCAAAATACCG CCTTTTAATGATGGTAGTGAAATTACAAGAGATTGGACAACTTCAGATCTCTTTGACGATCCAATTTATCAACATGCAG aCACATGTGGCTCTGTAGTGTTTGCTAGACTCACCCAAGCTGCCTACAACAAAGATCGACCTATAGCACAACGTCGTAATCTATCCTATCGACACTTGGCCAACCATATCAGGAGCGTTACTGGAAAGAAGGAATCATTCTCATTCAGAAACCTCAGCATACCAAAGAACTTCATAAGAGATAATGGACTTCATAAAGATGTGAGTGTGTGTCTGTGTATTTatactttgtttttgtttccaattagtgaattttaa
- the LOC117127851 gene encoding cathepsin S-like, translating to MHFGSERHVEAKTVFEKLETVPLGIILEDRAQLHVVGMGIYEVPGDRDERFQEHALLAVAKGRTPDGVDFIVVQNSWGMDYGNNGYCRVSLPDTRDYDIFWPMW from the exons ATGCATTTTGGCTCAGAACGACATGTAGAAGCAAAAACAGTTTTTGAGAAGTTGGAGACAGTTCCTCTTGGTATTATTCTAGAGGACCGGGCTCAACTCCATGTTGTTGGGATG GGAATTTACGAGGTGCCCGGTGATCGTGATGAACGATTTCAAGAACATGCTTTGCTTGCTGTAGCAAAAGGTAGAACCCCAGATGGAGTTGATTTCATTGTGGTCCAGAATTCTTGGGGTATGGACTATGGCAACAATGGATATTGCAGGGTCTCTCTCCCAGATACTCGTGATTACGATATATTCTGGCCAATGTGGTAG